From Proteiniborus sp. MB09-C3, the proteins below share one genomic window:
- a CDS encoding molybdopterin molybdotransferase MoeA — MIENISVQEAIALFQHQWQPQGMEVIPLEEANTRILGDTLYAKESIPVVRASMMDGIAIKGDNYTKDPSHWVYGKDYIRADTGDDFSDDFDTVIAIEKVNMEDGKLSWREDFPFEKGMNVRHRGSTIKENTLLLEKGSRLNATALALLAMGNHGEVKVYKKPKVVFIPTGSELVGVGTKLSRGENIDSNSPMAEVLLEDFGAVPILYPITKDDPESLRAAVKKALKEGDMVLINGGSSKGEEDFNLRILEEMGEVFFHWTQCGPGRPAAMAKIENKPVFIVPGPAYGCFNVLQWLIGPCIRYLTGAQEPYYYKVKAKLKESVQAPTHFQFLLGAQVERNEEGDLLVNLLSFKKNGVPDCLKANGFVHTKPGMNPFQAGDEIEVNLLKPV; from the coding sequence ATGATTGAGAATATAAGTGTTCAGGAGGCTATTGCACTTTTTCAACATCAGTGGCAGCCTCAAGGCATGGAGGTTATTCCTCTAGAAGAAGCAAACACACGAATTTTAGGTGATACATTATATGCTAAAGAATCCATTCCAGTAGTTAGGGCTTCCATGATGGATGGAATAGCCATAAAAGGAGACAATTATACTAAGGACCCTAGTCATTGGGTTTATGGAAAGGATTATATAAGGGCAGACACAGGAGATGACTTTTCCGATGATTTTGATACGGTAATTGCTATTGAAAAGGTGAATATGGAAGATGGCAAGCTTTCTTGGAGGGAGGACTTTCCTTTTGAAAAAGGAATGAATGTTAGGCATAGAGGCTCTACCATTAAGGAGAATACTCTTTTATTAGAAAAGGGAAGTCGCTTAAACGCAACCGCGCTTGCATTGTTGGCAATGGGAAATCATGGAGAAGTTAAAGTGTATAAAAAGCCTAAGGTAGTATTCATTCCAACTGGCTCAGAGCTAGTTGGTGTAGGAACTAAGCTTTCTCGAGGAGAAAATATCGATAGCAATAGTCCCATGGCAGAGGTACTATTAGAGGATTTTGGTGCAGTACCAATTCTTTATCCCATAACAAAGGATGACCCAGAATCCTTAAGAGCAGCTGTGAAAAAGGCCTTAAAGGAAGGAGATATGGTTCTTATCAATGGTGGCTCCTCCAAGGGAGAAGAGGATTTCAACCTTCGTATTTTAGAGGAAATGGGTGAGGTATTCTTTCATTGGACTCAATGTGGGCCAGGAAGACCTGCTGCCATGGCAAAGATAGAAAACAAGCCAGTGTTCATTGTGCCAGGACCAGCCTATGGATGCTTTAATGTTCTTCAATGGTTAATAGGCCCTTGTATAAGGTACTTGACAGGAGCTCAAGAGCCATACTATTATAAAGTAAAGGCAAAGTTAAAGGAGTCAGTTCAAGCGCCTACACATTTCCAATTTCTTTTAGGGGCACAGGTTGAAAGGAACGAGGAGGGAGACCTACTAGTAAACCTATTAAGCTTTAAAAAGAATGGCGTTCCTGATTGTTTAAAAGCTAATGGATTTGTTCATACAAAGCCAGGAATGAATCCCTTCCAAGCAGGAGATGAAATAGAAGTGAATTTATTGAAGCCAGTGTAG